Proteins from a single region of Mus pahari chromosome 2, PAHARI_EIJ_v1.1, whole genome shotgun sequence:
- the Eno2 gene encoding gamma-enolase, whose protein sequence is MSIEKIWAREILDSRGNPTVEVDLYTAKGLFRAAVPSGASTGIYEALELRDGDKQRYLGKGVLKAVDHINSRIAPALISSGLSVVEQEKLDNLMLELDGTENKSKFGANAILGVSLAVCKAGAAERDLPLYRHIAQLAGNSDLILPVPAFNVINGGSHAGNKLAMQEFMILPVGAESFRDAMRLGAEVYHTLKGVIKDKYGKDATNVGDEGGFAPNILENSEALELVKEAIDKAGYTEKMVIGMDVAASEFYRDGKYDLDFKSPADPSRYITGDQLGALYQDFVRNYPVVSIEDPFDQDDWAAWSKFTANVGIQIVGDDLTVTNPKRIERAVEEKACNCLLLKVNQIGSVTEAIQACKLAQENGWGVMVSHRSGETEDTFIADLVVGLCTGQIKTGAPCRSERLAKYNQLMRIEEELGDEARFAGHNFRNPSVL, encoded by the exons ATGTCTATAGAGAAGATCTGGGCCCGAGAGATCTTGGACTCCCGTGGGAATCCCACCGTGGAGGTGGATCTCTATACTGCCAAAG GTCTTTTCCGGGCTGCAGTCCCTAGTGGAGCCTCCACCGGCATCTATGAGGCCCTGGAACTAAGGGATGGGGACAAACAGCGTTACTTAGGCAAAG gTGTCCTGAAAGCAGTGGACCACATCAACAGCAGGATTGCACCAGCCCTCATCAGCTCA GGTCTCTCCGTGGTGGAGCAGGAGAAACTGGACAACCTGATGCTGGAGCTGGATGGGACTGAGAATAAAT CCAAGTTTGGGGCCAATGCCATCCTGGGTGTGTCCCTGGCCGTGTGTAAGGCTGGGGCAGCTGAGAGGGACTTGCCCCTCTATCGCCACATTGCTCAGCTGGCTGGGAACTCCGACCTCATCCTGCCTGTGCCG GCCTTTAATGTGATCAACGGTGGCTCTCATGCTGGGAACAAGTTGGCCATGCAGGAGTTCATGATCCTCCCAGTGGGTGCTGAGAGCTTTCGGGATGCCATGCGACTTGGGGCAGAGGTGTACCACACCCTCAAGGGGGTCATCAAGGACAAGTACGGCAAGGATGCCACTAATGTGGGGGATGAAGGCGGCTTTGCCCCCAATATCCTGGAGAACAGCGAAG CCTTGGAGCTGGTGAAGGAAGCCATCGACAAGGCTGGCTACACAGAAAAGATGGTGATCGGCATGGATGTGGCTGCCTCTGAGTTTTACCGTGATGGCAAATACGACTTGGATTTCAAGTCTCCCGCTGATCCTTCCCGATACATCACTGGGGACCAGCTGGGGGCACTCTACCAGGACTTTGTCCGGAACTATCCTG TGGTCTCCATTGAAGACCCATTTGACCAGGATGATTGGGCAGCTTGGTCCAAGTTCACAGCCAATGTCGGCATCCAGATAGTGGGGGATGACCTGACGGTGACCAACCCCAAACGCATCGAGAGGGCAGTGGAGGAGAAGGCCTGCAACTGTTTGCTGCTCAAGGTCAATCAGATCGGCTCTGTCACAGAAGCCATCCAAGC GTGCAAGCTGGCCCAGGAGAATGGCTGGGGGGTTATGGTGAGCCATCGCTCTGGAGAAACGGAGGACACGTTTATTGCTGACCTTGTAGTCGGACTGTGTACAGGCCAG ATCAAGACTGGTGCCCCATGCAGATCTGAACGTCTGGCGAAGTACAACCAGCTCATGAG AATTGAGGAAGAGCTGGGGGACGAAGCTCGCTTCGCGGGACATAATTTCCGAAATCCCAGTGTGCTGTGA
- the Atn1 gene encoding atrophin-1 isoform X1 has protein sequence MKTRQNKDSMSMRSGRKKEAPGPREELRSRGRASPGGVSTSSSDGKAEKSRQTAKKARIEEPSAPKANKQGRSEEVSESESEETSAPKKTKTEQELPRPQSPSDLDSLDGRSINDDGSSDPRDIDQDNRSTSPSIYSPGSVENDSDSSSGLSQGPARPYHPPPLFPPSPPPPDSTPRQPESGFEPHPTVPPTGYHAPMEPPTSRLFQGPPPGAPPTHPQLYPGNAGGGVLSGPPMGPKGGAATSSVGPPSGGKQHPPPTTPIPISSSGASGAPPAKPPSAPVGGGNLPSAPPPASFPHVTPNLPPPPALRPLNNASASPPGMGAQPIPGHLSSPHAMGQGMSGLPPGPEKAPTLAPSPHPLPPASSSAPGPPMRYPYSSSSSSAAASSSSSSSSSSSASPYPASQALPSYPHSFPPPASMSVSNQPPRYTQPPLPAQAVWSQGPPPPPPHGRLLATTTHSGPFPPTGGQSTAHPAAPTHHHHQQQQPQQHHHGNSGPPPPGAYPHPLESSNSHHAHPYNMSPSLGSLRPYPPGPAHLPPPHGQVSYSQAGPNGPPVSSNTSGSSSQASYSCSHPSSSQGPQGASYPFPPVPPVTTSSATLSTVIATVASSPAGYKTASPPGPPQYSKRAPSPGSYKTATPPGYKPGSPPSFRTGTPPGYRGTSPPAGPGTFKPGSPTVGPGPLPPAGPSSLSSLPPPPAAPTTGPPLTATQIKQEPAEEYETPESPAPPARSPSPPPKVVDVPSHASQSARFNKHLDRGFNSCARSDLYFVPLEGSKLAKKRADLVEKVRREAEQRAREEKEREREREREKEREREKERELERSVKLAQEGRAPVECPSLGPVPHRPPFEPGSAVATVPPYLGPDTPALRTLSEYARPHVMSPGNRNHPFYVPLGAVDPGLLGYNVPALYSSDPAAREREREARERDLRDRLKPGFEVKPSELEPLHGVPGPGLDPFPRHGGLALQPGPPGLHPFPFHPSLGPLERERLALAAGPALRPDMSYAERLAAERQHAERVAALGNDPLARLQMLNVTPHHHQHSHIHSHLHLHQQDAIHAASASVHPLIDPLASGSHLTRIPYPAGTLPNPLLPHPLHENEVLRHQLFAAPYRDLPASLSAPMSAAHQLQAMHAQSAELQRLALEQQQWLHAHHPLHSVPLPAQEDYYSHLKKESDKPL, from the exons ATGAAGACACGACAGAATAAAGACTCG ATGTCAATGAGGAGTGGACGGAAGAAAGAGGCCCCTGGGCCCCGGGAAGAGCTGAGATCAAGGGGCCGGGCCTCCCCTGGAGGGGTCAGCACATCCAGCAGTGATGGCAAAGCTGAGAAGTCCAGGCAGACAGCCAAG AAGGCCCGGATAGAGGAGCCCTCTGCCCCAAAGGCCAACAAGCAGGGCCGGAGCGAGGAGGTCTCAGAGAGTGAGAGTGAGGAGACCAGTGCGCCCAAAAAGACCAAAACCGAG CAGGAGCTCCCTCGCCCGCAGTCTCCCTCGGATCTGGACAGCTTGGATGGGCGCAGCATTAACGATGATGGCAGCAGCGACCCTAGAGATATAGACCAGGACAACCGAAGCACATCCCCCAGCATCTACAGCCCGGGCAGTGTGGAAAATGACTCGGACTCATCCTCCGGCCTGTCCCAGGGCCCTGCCCGCCCCTACCACCCACCTccactcttccctccttcccctccaccaCCAGACAGTACTCCCCGACAGCCAGAGTCTGGCTTTGAACCTCATCCTACTGTGCCGCCTACTGGATATCATGCTCCGATGGAGCCCCCCACATCGAGATTATTCCAGGGTCCACCACCTGGAGCtcctcccacacacccacagctCTACCCTGGGAATGCTGGTGGAGGTGTTTTATCTGGACCCCCCATGGGTCCCAAAGGGGGAGCCGCTACCTCCTCAGTGGGTCCCCCTAGCGGAGGCAAGCAACATCCCCCACCCACTACCCCGATTCCAATATCAAGTTCTGGGGCCAGTGGTGCTCCTCCGGCCAAGCCACCCAGTGCGCCAGTGGGTGGTGGGAACTTACCTTCTGCTCCCCCACCAGCTTCTTTCCCCCATGTGACACCAAACCTGCCTCCTCCACCTGCCCTGAGACCCCTCAACAAtgcctcagcctctcctcctGGCATGGGGGCTCAGCCAATCCCTGGGCATCTATCCTCTCCCCATGCCATGGGGCAGGGCATGAGTGGACTTCCTCCTGGCCCAGAGAAGGCTCCAACCCTGGCCCCGTCTCCCCACCCTTTACCCCCAGCTTCTTCCTCTGCCCCTGGGCCCCCAATGCGATATCCATATTCGTCCTCCAGTAGCTCGGCCGCAGCCTCCTctagttcctcctcctcctcctcctcctccgcctccccGTACCCGGCTTCCCAGGCCCTGCCCAGTTACCCTCACTCCTTCCCCCCACCAGCTAGTATGTCTGTCTCTAACCAGCCACCCAGGTACACCCAGCCTCCCCTCCCGGCCCAGGCTGTGTGGAGCCAgggcccgccgccgccgccgccgcatgGCCGCCTCCTGGCCACCACCACCCATTCAGgccctttccctcctactggggGTCAATCCACAGCCCATCCAGCAGCCCCTAcacatcaccatcaccagcagcagcaaccacaGCAACATCACCATGGAAACTCTGGGCCCCCTCCACCCGGAGCGTATCCTCACCCCCTAGAGAGCAGTAACTCCCATCATGCACACCCTTACAACATGTCACCTTCCCTGGGGTCTTTAAGGCCCTACCCCCCAGGGCCAGcacacctgcctccacctcatgGCCAGGTGTCCTATAGCCAAGCAGGTCCCAATGGTCCCCCGGTTTCTTCCAACACTTCCGGGTCTTCCTCTCAAGCCTCCTATTCATGTTCACACCCCTCTTCATCCCAGGGCCCCCAAGGGGCATCCTACCCCTTCCCCCCTGTCCCCCCAGTCACCACCTCCTCAGCTACCCTTTCCACTGTCATCGCCACCGTGGCTTCCTCGCCAGCAGGCTACAAGACAGCCTCGCCACCCGGGCCCCCGCAGTACAGCAAGAGAGCCCCATCCCCAGGGTCCTACAAGACAGCCACCCCGCCTGGATACAAACCGGGGTCACCACCCTCCTTCAGAACAGGGACCCCACCCGGCTATCGAGGCACCTCTCCGCCAGCAGGCCCAGGGACCTTCAAGCCGGGTTCGCCCACCGTGGGGCCGGGGCCCCTGCCACCCGCGGGGCCATCAAGTTTGTCATCTCTGCCTCCGCCACCCGCGGCCCCGACTACAGGGCCGCCCCTGACTGCCACGCAGATCAAGCAGGAGCCAGCGGAAGAGTATGAGACCCCCGAGAGTCCGGCGCCTCCGGCCCGCAGCCCCTCGCCCCCTCCCAAGGTGGTGGACGTGCCTAGCCatgccagccagtcagccag GTTCAACAAGCACCTGGACCGCGGCTTCAACTCGTGCGCGCGCAGCGACCTGTACTTCGTGCCCCTGGAGGGCTCCAAGCTGGCCAAGAAGCGCGCGGACCTGGTGGAGAAAGTGCGGCGCGAGGCCGAGCAGCGCGCGCGCGAGGAGAAAGAGCGCGAGCGCGAGCGGGAACGCGAGAAGGAGCGCGAGCGCGAGAAAGAGCGCGAGCTGGAGCGCAGTGTG AAACTGGCCCAGGAGGGCCGTGCTCCAGTGGAGTGCCCGTCTCTGGGTCCAGTGCCCCATCGGCCTCCCTTTGAGCCTGGCAGCGCTGTGGCTACAGTGCCCCCTTACCTGGGTCCTGATACTCCGGCCCTGCGCACTCTCAGTGAATACGCCCGACCTCATGTCATGTCTCCTGGCAATCGCAACCACCCATTCTATGTGCCCTTGGGGGCAGTGGACCCGGGGCTTCTGGGTTACAATGTCCCAGCCCTGTACAGCAGCGACCCAGCTGCCCGAGAACGGGAGCGGGAAGCCCGTGAACGTGACCTCCGTGACCGGCTCAAGCCTGGCTTTGAGGTGAAACCTAGTGAGCTGGAACCCCTACATGGGGTTCCCGGGCCAGGCCTGGATCCCTTCCCCCGACACGGGGGCCTGGCTCTACAGCCCGGGCCGCCTGGCCTGCATCCTTTCCCTTTTCATCCGAGCCTGGGGCCCCTGGAACGAGAACGGCTAGCGCTGGCAGCTGGGCCAGCCCTGCGTCCTGACATGTCTTATGCTGAGCGGTTGGCAGCTGAAAGGCAGCATGCAGAAAGGGTGGCAGCCCTGGGCAATGACCCACTAGCCCGGCTGCAGATGCTCAACGTGACTCCTCATCACCACCAGCACTCCCACATCCACTCTCACCTTCACCTGCACCAGCAGGATGCTATCCACGCAG CCTCCGCCTCGGTGCACCCTCTCATTGACCCCCTGGCCTCAGGGTCTCACCTTACCCGGATCCCCTACCCAGCTGGGACCCTCCCCAATCCCCTTCTTCCTCACCCCCTGCACGAGAACGAAGTTCTTCGTCACCAGCTCTTTG CTGCCCCTTACCGGGACCTGCCGGCCTCCCTTTCTGCTCCAATGTCAGCAGCTCATCAGCTGCAGGCCATGCACGCACAGTCAGCTGAGCTGCAGCGCTTGGCTCTGGAACAGCAGCAGTGGCTACACGCTCATCACCCATTGCACAGCGTGCCACTCCCTGCCCAGGAAGACTACTACAG TCACCTGAAGAAGGAGAGTGACAAGCCGCTGTAG
- the Atn1 gene encoding atrophin-1 isoform X2, which translates to MKTRQNKDSMSMRSGRKKEAPGPREELRSRGRASPGGVSTSSSDGKAEKSRQTAKKARIEEPSAPKANKQGRSEEVSESESEETSAPKKTKTEELPRPQSPSDLDSLDGRSINDDGSSDPRDIDQDNRSTSPSIYSPGSVENDSDSSSGLSQGPARPYHPPPLFPPSPPPPDSTPRQPESGFEPHPTVPPTGYHAPMEPPTSRLFQGPPPGAPPTHPQLYPGNAGGGVLSGPPMGPKGGAATSSVGPPSGGKQHPPPTTPIPISSSGASGAPPAKPPSAPVGGGNLPSAPPPASFPHVTPNLPPPPALRPLNNASASPPGMGAQPIPGHLSSPHAMGQGMSGLPPGPEKAPTLAPSPHPLPPASSSAPGPPMRYPYSSSSSSAAASSSSSSSSSSSASPYPASQALPSYPHSFPPPASMSVSNQPPRYTQPPLPAQAVWSQGPPPPPPHGRLLATTTHSGPFPPTGGQSTAHPAAPTHHHHQQQQPQQHHHGNSGPPPPGAYPHPLESSNSHHAHPYNMSPSLGSLRPYPPGPAHLPPPHGQVSYSQAGPNGPPVSSNTSGSSSQASYSCSHPSSSQGPQGASYPFPPVPPVTTSSATLSTVIATVASSPAGYKTASPPGPPQYSKRAPSPGSYKTATPPGYKPGSPPSFRTGTPPGYRGTSPPAGPGTFKPGSPTVGPGPLPPAGPSSLSSLPPPPAAPTTGPPLTATQIKQEPAEEYETPESPAPPARSPSPPPKVVDVPSHASQSARFNKHLDRGFNSCARSDLYFVPLEGSKLAKKRADLVEKVRREAEQRAREEKEREREREREKEREREKERELERSVKLAQEGRAPVECPSLGPVPHRPPFEPGSAVATVPPYLGPDTPALRTLSEYARPHVMSPGNRNHPFYVPLGAVDPGLLGYNVPALYSSDPAAREREREARERDLRDRLKPGFEVKPSELEPLHGVPGPGLDPFPRHGGLALQPGPPGLHPFPFHPSLGPLERERLALAAGPALRPDMSYAERLAAERQHAERVAALGNDPLARLQMLNVTPHHHQHSHIHSHLHLHQQDAIHAASASVHPLIDPLASGSHLTRIPYPAGTLPNPLLPHPLHENEVLRHQLFAAPYRDLPASLSAPMSAAHQLQAMHAQSAELQRLALEQQQWLHAHHPLHSVPLPAQEDYYSHLKKESDKPL; encoded by the exons ATGAAGACACGACAGAATAAAGACTCG ATGTCAATGAGGAGTGGACGGAAGAAAGAGGCCCCTGGGCCCCGGGAAGAGCTGAGATCAAGGGGCCGGGCCTCCCCTGGAGGGGTCAGCACATCCAGCAGTGATGGCAAAGCTGAGAAGTCCAGGCAGACAGCCAAG AAGGCCCGGATAGAGGAGCCCTCTGCCCCAAAGGCCAACAAGCAGGGCCGGAGCGAGGAGGTCTCAGAGAGTGAGAGTGAGGAGACCAGTGCGCCCAAAAAGACCAAAACCGAG GAGCTCCCTCGCCCGCAGTCTCCCTCGGATCTGGACAGCTTGGATGGGCGCAGCATTAACGATGATGGCAGCAGCGACCCTAGAGATATAGACCAGGACAACCGAAGCACATCCCCCAGCATCTACAGCCCGGGCAGTGTGGAAAATGACTCGGACTCATCCTCCGGCCTGTCCCAGGGCCCTGCCCGCCCCTACCACCCACCTccactcttccctccttcccctccaccaCCAGACAGTACTCCCCGACAGCCAGAGTCTGGCTTTGAACCTCATCCTACTGTGCCGCCTACTGGATATCATGCTCCGATGGAGCCCCCCACATCGAGATTATTCCAGGGTCCACCACCTGGAGCtcctcccacacacccacagctCTACCCTGGGAATGCTGGTGGAGGTGTTTTATCTGGACCCCCCATGGGTCCCAAAGGGGGAGCCGCTACCTCCTCAGTGGGTCCCCCTAGCGGAGGCAAGCAACATCCCCCACCCACTACCCCGATTCCAATATCAAGTTCTGGGGCCAGTGGTGCTCCTCCGGCCAAGCCACCCAGTGCGCCAGTGGGTGGTGGGAACTTACCTTCTGCTCCCCCACCAGCTTCTTTCCCCCATGTGACACCAAACCTGCCTCCTCCACCTGCCCTGAGACCCCTCAACAAtgcctcagcctctcctcctGGCATGGGGGCTCAGCCAATCCCTGGGCATCTATCCTCTCCCCATGCCATGGGGCAGGGCATGAGTGGACTTCCTCCTGGCCCAGAGAAGGCTCCAACCCTGGCCCCGTCTCCCCACCCTTTACCCCCAGCTTCTTCCTCTGCCCCTGGGCCCCCAATGCGATATCCATATTCGTCCTCCAGTAGCTCGGCCGCAGCCTCCTctagttcctcctcctcctcctcctcctccgcctccccGTACCCGGCTTCCCAGGCCCTGCCCAGTTACCCTCACTCCTTCCCCCCACCAGCTAGTATGTCTGTCTCTAACCAGCCACCCAGGTACACCCAGCCTCCCCTCCCGGCCCAGGCTGTGTGGAGCCAgggcccgccgccgccgccgccgcatgGCCGCCTCCTGGCCACCACCACCCATTCAGgccctttccctcctactggggGTCAATCCACAGCCCATCCAGCAGCCCCTAcacatcaccatcaccagcagcagcaaccacaGCAACATCACCATGGAAACTCTGGGCCCCCTCCACCCGGAGCGTATCCTCACCCCCTAGAGAGCAGTAACTCCCATCATGCACACCCTTACAACATGTCACCTTCCCTGGGGTCTTTAAGGCCCTACCCCCCAGGGCCAGcacacctgcctccacctcatgGCCAGGTGTCCTATAGCCAAGCAGGTCCCAATGGTCCCCCGGTTTCTTCCAACACTTCCGGGTCTTCCTCTCAAGCCTCCTATTCATGTTCACACCCCTCTTCATCCCAGGGCCCCCAAGGGGCATCCTACCCCTTCCCCCCTGTCCCCCCAGTCACCACCTCCTCAGCTACCCTTTCCACTGTCATCGCCACCGTGGCTTCCTCGCCAGCAGGCTACAAGACAGCCTCGCCACCCGGGCCCCCGCAGTACAGCAAGAGAGCCCCATCCCCAGGGTCCTACAAGACAGCCACCCCGCCTGGATACAAACCGGGGTCACCACCCTCCTTCAGAACAGGGACCCCACCCGGCTATCGAGGCACCTCTCCGCCAGCAGGCCCAGGGACCTTCAAGCCGGGTTCGCCCACCGTGGGGCCGGGGCCCCTGCCACCCGCGGGGCCATCAAGTTTGTCATCTCTGCCTCCGCCACCCGCGGCCCCGACTACAGGGCCGCCCCTGACTGCCACGCAGATCAAGCAGGAGCCAGCGGAAGAGTATGAGACCCCCGAGAGTCCGGCGCCTCCGGCCCGCAGCCCCTCGCCCCCTCCCAAGGTGGTGGACGTGCCTAGCCatgccagccagtcagccag GTTCAACAAGCACCTGGACCGCGGCTTCAACTCGTGCGCGCGCAGCGACCTGTACTTCGTGCCCCTGGAGGGCTCCAAGCTGGCCAAGAAGCGCGCGGACCTGGTGGAGAAAGTGCGGCGCGAGGCCGAGCAGCGCGCGCGCGAGGAGAAAGAGCGCGAGCGCGAGCGGGAACGCGAGAAGGAGCGCGAGCGCGAGAAAGAGCGCGAGCTGGAGCGCAGTGTG AAACTGGCCCAGGAGGGCCGTGCTCCAGTGGAGTGCCCGTCTCTGGGTCCAGTGCCCCATCGGCCTCCCTTTGAGCCTGGCAGCGCTGTGGCTACAGTGCCCCCTTACCTGGGTCCTGATACTCCGGCCCTGCGCACTCTCAGTGAATACGCCCGACCTCATGTCATGTCTCCTGGCAATCGCAACCACCCATTCTATGTGCCCTTGGGGGCAGTGGACCCGGGGCTTCTGGGTTACAATGTCCCAGCCCTGTACAGCAGCGACCCAGCTGCCCGAGAACGGGAGCGGGAAGCCCGTGAACGTGACCTCCGTGACCGGCTCAAGCCTGGCTTTGAGGTGAAACCTAGTGAGCTGGAACCCCTACATGGGGTTCCCGGGCCAGGCCTGGATCCCTTCCCCCGACACGGGGGCCTGGCTCTACAGCCCGGGCCGCCTGGCCTGCATCCTTTCCCTTTTCATCCGAGCCTGGGGCCCCTGGAACGAGAACGGCTAGCGCTGGCAGCTGGGCCAGCCCTGCGTCCTGACATGTCTTATGCTGAGCGGTTGGCAGCTGAAAGGCAGCATGCAGAAAGGGTGGCAGCCCTGGGCAATGACCCACTAGCCCGGCTGCAGATGCTCAACGTGACTCCTCATCACCACCAGCACTCCCACATCCACTCTCACCTTCACCTGCACCAGCAGGATGCTATCCACGCAG CCTCCGCCTCGGTGCACCCTCTCATTGACCCCCTGGCCTCAGGGTCTCACCTTACCCGGATCCCCTACCCAGCTGGGACCCTCCCCAATCCCCTTCTTCCTCACCCCCTGCACGAGAACGAAGTTCTTCGTCACCAGCTCTTTG CTGCCCCTTACCGGGACCTGCCGGCCTCCCTTTCTGCTCCAATGTCAGCAGCTCATCAGCTGCAGGCCATGCACGCACAGTCAGCTGAGCTGCAGCGCTTGGCTCTGGAACAGCAGCAGTGGCTACACGCTCATCACCCATTGCACAGCGTGCCACTCCCTGCCCAGGAAGACTACTACAG TCACCTGAAGAAGGAGAGTGACAAGCCGCTGTAG
- the C2H12orf57 gene encoding protein C10, with protein sequence MASASAQPAALSAEQAKVVLAEVIQAFSAPENAVRMDEARDNACNDMGKMLQFVLPVATQIQQEVIKAYGFSCDGEGVLKFARLVKSYEAQDPEIASLSGKLKALFLPPMTLPPHGPASGSSVAAS encoded by the exons ATGGCGTCCGCCTCGGCTCAGCCCGCGGCCCTGAGCGCAGAGCAGGCCAAGG TGGTCTTGGCGGAGGTGATCCAAGCGTTCTCGGCCCCAGAGAATGCGGTGCGCATGGACGAGGCTAGAGACAATGCGTGCAACGATATGGGCAAGATGCTGCAATTTGTGCTGCCCGTAGCCACACAGATCCAGCAGGAGGTTATTAAAGCCTATGGCTTCAGCTGCGACGGGGAAG GTGTCCTTAAGTTTGCCCGCCTGGTCAAGTCTTATGAAGCCCAGGATCCCGAGATTGCCAGCCTGTCAGGCAAGCTGAAGGCCCTGTTCCTGCCACCCATGACACTGCCGCCCCATGGGCCTGCTTCCGGAAGCAGTGTGGCCGCCTCCTGA